Genomic segment of Salvia splendens isolate huo1 chromosome 12, SspV2, whole genome shotgun sequence:
ATATCAATTGCGAATCAACCTCATTCATCAACGAACGAAAATATTCAACATAAaccaaaaaatataaacttgAACTCAAAAAACGGGCATGGAATTGGAAGATGAAAAATTGTTTCATCATTACGATTCATCTATTATTCAGATTAGTATGAAAAATACCTTATTAGTATGAAAAATACCTTGAGCTCCGTAAGAAATCTCTATACAATACAAACGTGGCCGTTAAGCTTATGTCGGAAGAGATTTAGCACATAAATTTCAGCCGGAGAAGATTATTCCGGAGAGAATGTGTTGAATATTGATATTGAAATGATGATTTATTGGAGAACTACAAAAGAGAAGAAATGTGAGATTTCATGGCTGAATAATTATTACGATTGATTGCAATCTCTttctaaaaatatgaatattggTAGTTTGGGAGATCGGAGATAAATTAGGGACGAATATATTGACTTTTCACAACAGAATCTGTTACATAGTATGATTGTTAGTAGTACAGAAGATTGGAGTGAAATTAGGGATGCATATAACTATAAAAATCGAGTTCCATATATAGCCCTGGTTGACACAATAGTTGTATCCGTTGACATAGAAATTCAACACACTATTAACCATAGATCTGACATAAATATTGGGTAGGATTAAAGTTTAGAGTTTGAATTAGATATAGAattagtatttgattacatatGAGTAGGAAATAACACATGAGTTTATGTAATGttgttaaaaaatattaagtgaACAAAAGAAcaaagtaggaaataaaataaagctcACTGCAAGTTCAATCCTATTCTAGGATACACAAACATATACTGAAGGAAAGAGTGTGTCTCGTTTTTCAGCTTTTTTTTTTAACCATTTTCACTTTGCATAATTCACAAATTGACAACTGATCGCATGAAGAAGAAAAGCTCCCAAAAATGCTCCCATATGATCTTATCTCAATTTGCGTAAACAACCTATGCCGAGGGAAAACTGCTATCGGAACATGTAACAAGTTCGATCCAAGCTCCTGACCATCGGATTTAGTAGCATGATATACATTGGCCTGTTGGGGCAGAGAAGAACAATATGAGGCTCAAAGTTCAACTTGCACCTTCATTAAGCAATGAGATAAAAAGCTCAACCACTTTGGGACTTCCTGGATAATACACAATATGCAAGACTGATtgcaaaaaaaagaataataaaagaaTTATCATCCAGAAAGGAGTGTTGCACTTACTTCTTTTCCAGTTGAAATGCAGTGCAGCCATTTATGTCATTAAAGATACCCTTGTTAAGCATCTTGAATAAAACCATACGGGTTCTTGGCTCTTGGGTCAATTGCCTGAAAGGAGACGAGATTTCTAACCATAAGATTATAGTTCAAATAGAAATGCAATTATTACCATCATGCTACTCTGCAATGACAGTAATCTCATGCAAAATGTTGCAACAATCTGCTCCCGGGAATGAATTTACTTGTCAATAAACAAGGGAGCAGACCTAGGTAAAAGATCTAAAAACCTGCACATTCAACGTTTCTCTATCAAACACCATATACCTGCTCGACTGTTGCCCGATCCGCTTTCTCAGTTGTCCTTGTTTTACCAATAGCCATATCGCGAACACTGCCGCGAATTGCAGTGGTAACAGAGTTTGACATCCCACCATCAAACCTTCCTTCCCACTCCTGCACATCATATTATACAACCAATGAGCATGATATGAAACTTAAAAACAGACAAGCAATCACCAAAATACTCCCTATAAAAACATCCATAACAGTTTCTAAACGCCATAAAGGGTACACTCAAAAATCCAATTTGAACAACACTCACACAATGGCACAAATACATATACAAGATAAACTGCACTCACATGTTTCCAGAATCCCAAAAACACAGAACCTGGATGATTTATTAATCACGGAACACTCAATTTCAGATAATCAGCAAAAAATAAACATCAAACGCCACAAATTCAGCAAAAACGCAAAATAAAAAGACAATCTTTATCCCTTGAAACACACGATTACATTGAGGGCAATACCTCCAAAGGCGAAGCCCTGATGTGATTGGCAACTTTCTGCGACTTATTCGATATGGGCTGAAGAGAAGAGTTGTTCGGGCGAGAGTGGAGCCCACCGTGAGCGTTGGGGCGGCGCGTGTGCTGCGGCGTGAAGGATCCATCAAGTATTCCGCCCTCTGCATCTTCTCTCGCGTCTAAAAAGTCCAACGCCTCCGCTAATTCCGACTCTGATGATAGGTAATACTCATCGTCGTCTTCCTCTCCGTCCCAGTCCTCTCCTCTCTCCATTTCATCCAAATTTGGCTTTTCCTCTCCCTCTTCCTTCACTGCAGCCGTTTCACAGCTTGCTTCTCTGTCTGGTTTACCAATTTCGTCATCTCGCCACCAATTATCTTATCTTCGTCTGTATCCCAATTTTTGGGGAAAATTACAAAGTCTCCATTTAGGCGGGAAATTTTTACCCGGTGagtggagagaaaaaagtttgGCAGAAAGAGtgatttcttcagaattttttccaaaatttgaatCTACAGTGTTCCAAATTTTACTGAGAAAAGTTCATACCAATTTTTCGCAATGGGTGTGAAGCTTTTAAATATTTCTTGAATGGAGGTTGGAGAAGTTCGGCGGTGGCGATTCAGGCGTGAGGGAGAAGTATTTTCTAGGGCTTTTTCGTTTAGGcccaacaataaaaataaatttaaaagccCACAACTTATTACATAAAAATAATCTAGCGATACAAGTATAATACggagtaataaaataatttctagCATATTccgtttatttaatttttgggtGTTAATGTTAACATTCCAATAAACTTTCttcctatatatttttttaaaaccatGGATCATGTTAATTTGTTGATAGAGTCAAATGTTTTTAAGAGATATaaacaatttaatttgaatGTTGATACTATGAATTAAGACATGGGTACGTACAATCCCACTAAATTTATAGTACTCCACTATTTTTGTTCTATACTTATGCACATTGATATAATCATTACGTAATAAAAGTATTCTCTTGTTGGGACGCAAACTCATAATTTTATGTCCcaactttattttaataaaattcacacttttttttatcaaaagtGTCATTACATACATttgataataaatatatttgtgATTTTATATTAGGTACAGTACAATAATGAATCGTGCATCACACGGTAACACTAGTTATTTAAaagtttaaacttgtatttttTGGGTTAACTTTATAAATGATTACTAAACTATAATATTAAagtttatatttatatcattttgAGATTTAACTTAAATTTCCTCATTATTTTAACTTAAAAGGTAGTCATCCCAACCACTATATCCTACTGTGGATAGGTATTGGCTATTATGACAACCATTTTTTTAATCCTGGGAACAGTACACAAATATATAATAAGTAGCTATTTATTATAAGTTTTGCCAAATATTGGTATGTCTcacatattttgaaattaaaatattaaatcaggaaattttaatttttcttagtCGTCTCATACATGCACAAAATGTCATCTTTTAACGATATTCAAACGACGTGTTTCATTAATATAAgtctttttcttttatattcatTTACTTTCTTATTCCTCTTCTTATTTGATTGAAATAGTGTCGTTTTTAACATTACAAAAATATGTTAATTTGTGCATAAAAAtaaacttcatgatttaatgATAGTCTAATCTTAAAATTCGTGGATCATACcagaatttgatcaaactttAAATGACTATTATCCATTATATATAACATATCTACAAAATAAACAACATTAACATTGGTAATATATCCTAATATTGTTAAAATGCAAATAATTAAAACTTTCACTGCAGATAAGTGCAATTGGTTCTTGTATTCTCACTTCAAGCAAAATTCTTATAATGTATAAATATTTCTGTATACATACACAtagtatatagtagtactattaaattACTAAACAATCCACACAAGtaaaatgaatgaaaatagtATAGGTATCTTAAAATTGACATTTAGAGACAGATTTACATCACCATCAAGCAGATACACCTAAGTTCTCCTAAATCCCAGAAATATATACTTCAAGAGTTCAAATAATGGAGGAAAAAGGAAAATACAGCAATCCAAACTCACAACCAACAACATTCTCTCACAATGACCTATCTGGTCTGGTTGATGATGACTTGGCTCTAGCAAATTCAACCAAGTCTCTGAAAAGAGCATTTCTTGCTCGGTGGCACCCGGTGATGATCTGAGCGACATATTCTTGGTCTGCCCGATCAGGCTGTCAAAAGAGGAACCGGAAGACCGGCTACTTGAGCTAGATGCGCCGCCACCATTCCGCATGAAAAATATTTCCTAAGTTCAAGCGCAACAATTAAAACTCTATGCTTAATCCTAAAAATAGTTAGaacagaaataaataaaagaaaacttTAACTAAACATAaatacaatatttacatcttcttCGCCACTCATCTATACATTTCTTCTGCAACCTACTTCCACCGTAGCTTACCAATCAACCCTATTTCCTCCTTAATTCACGATCAACTGACGATTTGGCATCAAATTCCATTATCTCATAAGGCATATGATTATAGTTATCAGatctataaatgaaatgaaaaaaatattgatttCTCAATATAAATTCTCGGCATAAACTACAAATCTCATATTTACATGaagtagttttaaatttttagtgtAAATAATTGCCTCCAACACCACAGTTCGCATAGTGTATATGATACCTGCAATTACATAACCAATGAGAGttaataaaatcaataaaaacaCGCTTACATAAGACTGTACAGAATAAAGTTTCATCGGAAGAAGAAACCAGATAATAATGTTTATCGAAAATTCAGTGACACATGCAATAGAAATagaaaatactccctccttccgtgaataggagtcccgttttttcattttagtccgtccatgAATAGGAGTCCTGGTCCActattaccataaatggtaatatggcctcactttccactaactcattccactcccatttcatttaaaactaatatatacaagtgggacctctattataaatatataaaaaataattttagtagaaaaatagaattttttattatgaaatagtaataaaattagTATTTATTTCAAAGAAAATTTAATTAGTCGTGGAgcattatttttgtttatagaGTAATAAACCGCCGGAAGGAGAGAGTGGTGAGCGCACAAAAAACAACCCcctgtttttcaaatttttggaaaACCGCTCTGCTCTCTCTGTCTCAGATAATTTGGGATCTCTCTAGGGTTCCAAATCCGACATTTCTATTCCTCTCTTTCTCTACGAATTTCGAAATTTCCCAACTCCACAACTCCACACTTTCTTATTTCTCTACGAATTTCGAAATTCTCGACCAATTTTGGACTTCATGCATACTCGGATATGTCTACATATTTTCTCGGGAGAGCGGTGTGTTGCAGTTTATTGATTTTGTATTCTAACTTAATACCATTGTTTCTGGCACTGTTGGTATTGAATTCGCAGGGAATTCTTGATTACTCTCGGTCCGAATTGTTATGAGACTATTCTTAGGTGGTTAACTTCGCTTAATTGAAGACTAggcatggtggtggtggatgctcttaaagaaAGTAGTGACAACGGTAGTCGAAATTGTTTTGAGAGCTTAGTAGGATCCTCTGATGTTGAGGAGGTGAAGGTTAATGGCGTTGCCGTCGATTCTGAAGCTGGTCCTTCTGGATTGGGAGGCGATAGTTTGCTTACTTACAAGAGGCGAAAGTGTACCAAGGTTATGGAGTGTGGGAAGGTTTCTGATGATTCAGTGAGTCAGTTGACTGATAAGGTGCGGTAATTTCTCATTTCCAAATGTTTCACATTATAAGATTAGCACTAGTAAACTAAGTTTAATTTGTTCACTTTACTGTTGAAATTATGAAAAAGTTCTGTTTATGAGTTCtcattttattttgctttccACTGTTAGTTATCTAGTGAGTAGTTATAAGCTGTAGGCTCTCAGACCTCAGTTGGAACAATCTTGCCGGACTAGTGACTGCAGTGTTTGGAAAATGATATTTTAGCTAGAAAAATAATGCTTTGTTGCTGCTCTTTAACTAAGTTAAGGATTACTACTATGGGTGCACGTTAGAGAATTATGAATATTGATGAGTCAGAATTATCATTCCCCTTGATTTTGAATGTAGTGTTGGATTTCTTCTCTACTTCCCTTTCACTTAGCAATGGCTTGTTATAATTCTACCCATGCTTACAAATATTTTGTTAcctaattttc
This window contains:
- the LOC121757957 gene encoding uncharacterized protein LOC121757957, which encodes MERGEDWDGEEDDDEYYLSSESELAEALDFLDAREDAEGGILDGSFTPQHTRRPNAHGGLHSRPNNSSLQPISNKSQKVANHIRASPLEEWEGRFDGGMSNSVTTAIRGSVRDMAIGKTRTTEKADRATVEQAIDPRAKNPYGFIQDA